The following is a genomic window from Spirosoma foliorum.
GTGCGCTAGCATAGCACCCCGGATCACGTCGCCCAGCGCATAAATATGAGGAACATTTGTCCGTAGGTGATTATCTACCTCAACTCGGCCCCGATTGTCAACTTTGACGCCAGCGGCTTCGAGGTTCAGTCCATCCGTGTACGGACGACGACCAACCGAAACCAGGCAATAATCGCCGGTAAGCGTGATTTGCTCTCCCTTTGGTGAATCGGCGCTAACGACGACTTCGTTACCTGTATTTTCTACTTTCGTGACTTTGTGGCTGAAATAGAAATCGGCACCGAGTTTTTTGATGGCTTTTTGTAGCTCTTTTCCCATCGTTTTATCCATCGTTGGAATCATCGAATCGGCAAATTCTACAAACGACACTTTCGCACCTAGTCGGGCATAAACAGAACCCAATTCGGCACCAATGACACCAGCACCAATTACGATCAGGTGCTTGGGCACTTCTGTCAGTTTCAATGCTTCGGTCGATGTAATGACCCGCTTTTTATCGATAGGCATCGACGGGAACGACGATGGTTTCGAGCCCGTTGCGATGATGATATTCTTACCGGTGATTGTCTGTTCCGATCCGTCGGCTTTGACAATTTTAATGGTGTGCGGATCAACAAACGAACCAACGCCGTGTATCTCGTCGATTTTATTTTTCTTCATCAGGAAATTTATACCCTTTGTTGTAGCATCAACAACTTCCTGCTTACGCTTAATCATTTGTGCCAGATCAACCTGCAAATCAGCGAGTTTGATACCGTGTTCTGCGAAGGTATGCGACGCGTTATAAAAATGCTCCGACGAGTCGAGCAATGCTTTCGACGGAATGCAACCTACATTAAGGCAAGTGCCCCCCAGCGCTGGGTATTTTTCAATAATGGCCGTTTTTAGACCGAGTTGAGCACAGCGAATGGCACCAGTGTAGCCACCTGGGCCCGAACCAATCATAATAACATCGT
Proteins encoded in this region:
- the lpdA gene encoding dihydrolipoyl dehydrogenase, yielding MEYDVIMIGSGPGGYTGAIRCAQLGLKTAIIEKYPALGGTCLNVGCIPSKALLDSSEHFYNASHTFAEHGIKLADLQVDLAQMIKRKQEVVDATTKGINFLMKKNKIDEIHGVGSFVDPHTIKIVKADGSEQTITGKNIIIATGSKPSSFPSMPIDKKRVITSTEALKLTEVPKHLIVIGAGVIGAELGSVYARLGAKVSFVEFADSMIPTMDKTMGKELQKAIKKLGADFYFSHKVTKVENTGNEVVVSADSPKGEQITLTGDYCLVSVGRRPYTDGLNLEAAGVKVDNRGRVEVDNHLRTNVPHIYALGDVIRGAMLAHKAEEEGTFIAETIVGQKPHVHYRLIPGVVYTWPEVAAVGYTEEEVKQEGIPYKVGSFPFKALGRARASMDIDGLVKVLAHKETDEILGVHMIGARAADMIAEAVVAMEFRASAEDVSRMSHAHPTYTEAFKEACLDATDKRAINI